TCCTCTGCGTATACCGTGGCATTTGCGTTGTTGCCCTCGTCGGGGACTCGGGCGGCCCGACCATGTGGCAGCGGCAACTCCGGCGGGCAAGTGTATCAGTACCCGCTTGGCGACGTGCGGTATGACGGACCGGATCCGAGCAGGGAGGACGGCCGAGCCACGTTTGCGGCGAGCCTGCTTAGCAGGCAGACTCCTCTGTACGAGTGCGTTGTGCAATGGCCCGAGGCCTGGGCCGGCCGGTACTCGGGCGGGGAGGAGCTGGTATGGGGAGACTGCATCTTCACCGGCGCCGGATTCGGGCTCGACGAGACTGTGTCGGCTGCTGTAGACTGGGAGAGCAGGATTATGTATCTGGCCCATACCTTTGCCTGCTCCGACAATGAAGGGTAACGGatcctcccccttcccctcacCCTACCCCTTTATCGTCCCCTGCTCCTAATACTGCTTCCTACCCCCAATCACAACTAATTATACCTCGGGACTAAACTGACACGGCCGTCTAATCGTAAACACTCCGATACCACAGGCTCACGGGGCTAGCTACGGGGTCGATCGAGCTGGAGCTCAACTGCACGACCACGGACGAGGGCAGCATCAGCTACTGCGTTCCGAACACGACGCCCTCGGGCGGTCGGCCGGCCCTCAGCATCGAGACTAAATTGTTATCCCCCCCCGcgagcgcgccgccgccggcctgcGCGGACCTGCCGGAGCAGTACTGGGCCTGGACGGTGGAGGACTGGCTGCGGCAGTTCAAGATGGATCCCGGCGCGACGCCGACCGACCCCGACGCCATCCACGCCGACACGGGCCCGTCCTTCGCCCTGCGGAGCCGGGCGACCGGCTCCGCGTTCCGTTGCTCCCCCTCGGCGCCCCACGACGGCATCTTTGTCGGGCCCTGCTCCCCGGCCGACAACggcacgacgacgacgacgacgacgacgatgaccaCGGCCAGCTTCGTCTTTGACTCGCGGCTGAACATACTCCAGGTCTCGGAGCGATGGGCGTGCGATGGCTCGTAAGTGTGACACCCTCCCCTCTGGCGTGCGCTCTCCGGGCATGTCTCCTCATCGTTCGATGGTTTCTATtctctttttctcttcttttttcttttcttttctttcttttacttCAAATGATACTGATCATATTCCAGGCCCGAGGAGTCGGCCACCGGAGTGCTCTTCATGCAGGCCGCGTGCGCGCGCCAGCGGAACAGCGATGACTTTATTTGCACCTCTGGTCCTGTGTGGGTTGGTGGTTCCGAGGGGGTGTGAGCGGCGAGCTGTAATTAATCCTGTGCATGCGGTTGGCAGTGGCGTCGACAGAGCGAAGACGGTCTTTCTTGGAAAAAGAGGGAGAAATGAGAAAAAGAATCGAAGAGCAAGGAGCCGGTAAAATAAGACAAAGTTCAATAAAGAACCATAGTCTTGGTCACAACCTCAGCGCCAATATTACCTCCCTCCAAGCCGGGTTCGCATAATTAGATGAATAGGGGCAGACTGCAGCGTCCGGGCTTCAACATACGTACACCACAGATATGCGTCTTCGCTGTGTGTCATAATACACGGGAGTGAGAATGGAGGTGGTTCGGCGCAACCAGTCTGTGTCCTTCGCTGTCATGTCGTGCAGAGAATCGAAATGCCTGAGACAAGAGACAGATGTGGTATAATAATGAAGAGGTCATTACCCACCCTACGCATTGCATGTGAGATAAGCGTATGTAATATGTATAAGCATTTTGTACAGTAATCGAGGTATCCGACTAGATAAGTTCTTTATGACTTTATAACTCATCTCTAATAACCATGGCGTAACTCTCGTCTAGGTAATTAGGCCAAGATATCGTTATTCATGCTTCCCAACCCCATTCCTCCGCCCccacccccaccccccccaaaaaaaaaccaaagaAACGCAGGACCATGCCTCCATGCTGCCTTAGCAACTCCGTTGTGAATATTAACTCCTGAAAGATAGCTCGATAGGTTGACGCCATAATACATATATCTAGGTTTATGTTCCTATATACTGCACCTATCAATAATTAATAACCGTGTTCGTCACCTATTAGGGTTTCTGCTCGAGCTCGCCGAGGTAGTCGAGCACGCGGCGGACGAGGAAGGCACGCGGCTCGGCCTGGTCGTCGTTGCTGAGGGCGTGGGAGGCGCCCGGGATGAGGCCGCTGCGTTGGCGGTCCCAGATCGGGGGCGGCGcaccgtcggcgtcggcgtcggcgtcggcgtcggcgtcggtggCGCGGCGCCAGCGTTCCAGCAGGGCCTCCTTGTCGACCCAGTCCGGGACGGCCTGGTCGGCGCCCGACATGAGGACCATGAGGGTGTGGCGGAGCAGGCCGCGGGACCGGATCATGCCGAAGGTGCGGGCGAGGTGGCGGTCGGGCAGGTCGGAGCTGAAGGTGTCGTCCTCGGACGGGGACTCCGGGCTGTCCGGGCTGGCGAGGCTGAGGAAGCGGCGGCAGCTGACGGGGGTGTTGCGCGGGTAGCCGAACTGGGCGGTCAGGGAGATGGGCAGCATCGAGTCGCAGCCGGGGTCGCGGGCGACGGCTTCGCGGGCGGTGGCGACGAGGCGGTCGAAGGTGTCGCGCAGCTCGGCCGGGGTGCGGCCGAGGAAGCCGTCGCGCATGATGAGCTGGAGGGCCTCGCGGTCGGAGACGGGGGCCTGCATGATGGCGCCGTCGACGGCGGGGCGCACGACGTGCTCCAGGCCGCGGTCGAAGGGCGGCTCGCTGGTGTGCGGGTTGGGCCGGGACAGGTAGTGCAGGACGCACTGGCTGCCGGTCGAGTGGCCCATGAGGACCAGCTTGCCGGGGGAGCCGTACTCGGCCGTCTTGTAGTCCCGGATGTGGCGGATGCACTGGGCGATCTCGTCCGTGTCCCGGTCGAGGTGGCCGAAGCCCCAGGCCTGGTAGGACGAGGTCAGGTTGAGGGAGAAGAGGGACCACGGGGTCGGCTCCAGCCCGGCCACCACGTCCGCCACGTACGACGTCGTGGCCAGCCCGTCGCCGAGCCCCCCGAGGAAGAGGATGCTGTGTGGTTTTGGCCGGGACCCCTTGGTGAACTCGAAGGCGACCAGAGTCTCGGTCTGGGAGGCCGGTCAACCCCCCATCACATCTCGTGTTAGCCTCTTGATCTCTCTCAAGTTTACTATTTTTGTTTACAATTGCCAAGATAGGGAAttcgggggggggggggggaggggggagggggttacaaaacaaaaaaacaCGAGAAAAACTAAAAGggaaaaggagggggggagCGGGAGGAATAGGACTCCACAGAACGTACAAAATGATGCAGGATGCCCGGCGACCCCCGCTTCGGCCAGAACTTGGAGCCCatagtagtggtggtggtggtgatagcagtagcagcagcagcagcagcagcagcaggggaGGCAACAACGGAGGCAGCAGTGGTGTCAGACAGGCGGAGGGAGATGCTCAGGCTCGAGGTGTCGGGTATGACTGGGGCTGATGATGAAGCTTGGTCGGGTTGAGTCAGAGGGTCTTCTGCACGGCGGTTGGATGTGGCTGGTTCCGGGACGATCATGGCCTGTAAAGCGGTCGTGGTTCGTAGAATGGTAGAATTGGGAAGTCGGTTCCCGACGGAGTACGAAGTAGTTACGCAGTAATTCCTTGGTAGCCTGGAGAAAGGGCTTAAGGTAAGGAAGGGGTAAGGGTTGGGTTAAGGTGCTTGAACCACGTGTGGTTTAGTGTACAGGATGGGTACGTCACGACAACCAAAGCTTCTCCTCATTCGAACTCTTGCTGCCCCTCTTAATCGCGCCAAGTCCCGAAATCGGGCTCGGTTCAGAGCTCGCCCTTGGCACTATTGTAGTACAGTAAACATGGGCACGCGCACACACGCCTGACGCAAATAACCCTAACGGCCTGGGAGGGGAGTGGGAAAGAAAAAATCTGTTCGGGTATGCTGGCGAGCATTTGAACCGAGGATCTCCGGGCTCCGCCGGCAACTGATCTGATTGATAAGATTATTCACGGGTCTCAGACAAGGGTCCCATGAGGAGCTCGGGGACAAAGACCCCTGTTGAAgcaaaaaaacaaaaatTCACGCATCGTCCGTCTCAGCTCAAACTTGCAGCTAGCAGCAGTCCATACTGCAAATGGTTAGCCCAAAACATCTCTACTCTGATTGAtaagagagagaagagaagagaagaatGGTGGGGCACTCAAAACCCATATCCCACCCTCCCGGGTATCCAACAGCAGCAAGTTGTGCCCTCAAAATTTCTTGTCGTGGGGTGGGGGGTTAACAAGGGTAACTAGCGTAGCGAGGGTTGCAACGTTCCTCGACAAGGGGTGCTTTCCCGAGGTGTTTAGCCGTTGGTGGTGCGGAAACATGGCCCCAtcgggaagaagaggaagctcgGGGACCTTGTTCCCAGCACCGTACGCCAAGAAAACTGTGTACAAAAAACGTTCTGAccaggggagggggggcgTTTGCCTATCCAGGCCATGGCGAGGACAGTTATCTGATCTTGAGCCCCCTTGTCTTGTGGACCCTCAGCCATCCCCCCCTCATGCTTTGCGGCCGGTGAGTGAGCTCATCATGGCTCACACCTCCCCACGGCGGGCACTCTGGGATGGGCCGATCTCGGGTGCTGTTTCGTTttcgtttttttttccacACTTTCTGGGGCGGGCAAGGCGGGTAGGCTGGGCAGGCTGGGCTGTCACCGGGAGGGGTTGCTGTGGTGGTGGGTTCCCGGTTACAGGTTCTCTCTCTGGCAGTGGATGCTACTAAAAAGTGCGGAATAATATGCATGTAGTAGTACATACAAGTAGGGTACGGGCCAAAAGAAAACGGACTCAGGCGGGAGTGCGGATCGTACACCTTGCAGAGGCCTTGCAGAGACCCTCATCAGCAGCAACCTTGTTATACTCGTTGAGTATAGCGAGCGTACGAGGGCAAAACTACACCAACTCGTCACACACATACGGAGACGAGCAGTGCAAATTTCCCCATCACTCATTCTCTATTTCGGGAAACAACCCGGGGGTACTGCCGCGGTTATCCATCTCTATACACTCATCTCAGATCTCAACCGTCACAAATCAGCAGCCGAGCCGAGAGGCTCGTCGAGATGGGGTCTGTCCAGGGCCTTGAACAGCGCCCGCAGAAGGCGGAAGAGGCGACAGTCGCGGTCCCGCAGACCAATGGCCTAGCAAGAGCAGCagcgtcgacggcggcgacggcggcgacggcggcaacggCGGCAAGCGAGGAGGTGGTGCTGCTGGCATGGCTCATCGTCCTCCTCCGGACGCGGGAAGACCACCAGTTCACCTTTGAGTGGGCATACTACCGGACAGGAAGAACGGAAGCGGAGACGGGAgagggtggcggcggcggggacaAGCTGTCTAGCGTGGTACGGCTGTCGGCGAGCGAGGTCGTGCCGGACCTGAGCACGCGCGTGGACCGGGCGGCGTCGGCTATTGCGAGCCGGATCGCGGCGTCCTCGCCGAGGCCGCGGACTGGTCCCATCTCGCTCCTGCTCAGCACCGGTTCTCTGTCCCCCCAGGGCAGCAGTAAGGGggaaggagaggaggaggccaaCAAGGACGAGGTACGTAAGGAGGGAGGCagtcttttttttcttcttctccagacacctcccccttcccccccgccctcatttttttttctttttctttttcttctttttattttttacAGAAAACAATTTACTATTTAAATGTCATGACTGACACAAACATCCTCCAGCCGTCCCTACATGTCGAGGTACACctcgggggcggcggcgacggcggctcAGCGGTAGAGGTCCGGCCGGTGTGGCACAGCGAGGACATGCTCCCGTTTACGGTTCGGCGGCACGTCGAGAACCTCAAGGAGACGGTGGGCCAGTGCCTGTCGCGGCCCGAGGCGGAGGTGAAGAGCCTGCTGGGGCCGACGGAGCACGACCTGGATCAGATCTGGGGGTGGAACGGCGAGCTGCCGCCGACGTACGACTGCTGCATGCACGAGGTCGTCTCGGAGCGGGCGCGGCGGCACCCGGACAAGGAGGCCATCTCGTCCTTTGACGGGCGGCTGACGTACGGGCAGGTGGACGGGTACTCGACGGCGCTGGCGCGGCGGCTGCGGGCCGAGCTGGGCGTGCGGCTGCACGACGTGGTGCCCGTGTGCTTCGAGAAGTCGAGGTGGaccgtcgtcgccgtgctCGCCGTCCTCAAGGCCGGGGCCACCATGGTCATGATGGATCCCAGCCTCCCGCTCGGCCGCCTGCGGAACATGGCCGGCCAGGTGGGCGCCAAGGTCATGGTCTCGTCGCGGAAGCAGCGCGGCCTGGCGGAGAGCATTCTCGGGTCGGGAGAGGacgaagaaggggggggaggaaaaggagacagcagcagcatcagcagcagcatcagcagcaggatcgtggtggtggaggaggagacgTTCGCGTCCGTGTCCTTGGAGATTGACAGAGTAGAGGGGacaaaagaagaagagctgCCGCGGGTGCCGCCGTCGACCATCATGTACATCATCTTCACGTCCGGCAGCACGGGGACGCCCAAGGGGGTGCAGATCTCGCACCGGACGTACTCGAGCAGCGCGTTcccgcgggcgcgggcggtcGGGTACGCCGAGGACTGGCGGGTGCTCGACTTCGCGTCGTACGCCTTCGACGTGAGCATCGACAGCATGATGCTGACGCTGGCCAACGGGGGCTGCCTGTGCATCCCGTCGGACGAGGAGCGGCTGGACGACATCAACGGGGCCATGCGGCGGATGCGGGTCAACTACGCCGGCATCACCCCCTCGGTGGCCCGcatcctcgacctcgacgtcATCGACTCGCTCCGGGGGGGGCTCGGGCTGGGCGGCGAGGCCGTGTCGGCGCGCGACGTCGACGTCTGGGGCCGCCACGCCCGCATCGTCATCGGCTACGGGCCCTGCGAGTGCACCATCGGCTGCACCGTCAACCCGAGCGCGGCCACGGGGCGCGGATACATCTCGATCGGCCGGGGCAACGGCGCGGCCATCTGGATCGTCGACCCGGCCGACCACGAGGTGCTCGTGCccgtcggcgccgtcggcgagTTGTTGGTCGAGGGACCCATCGTCGGCCAGGGCTACCTCGGCGACCCGGAgaagacggcggcggcgttcgTCGGGGCCCCGCGCTGGCTCGCCGCCGGCcacggctccggctccggctccggccgCTACCCGGGCCGCGGCGGTCCCGAGGTGCGCCTGTACAAGACGGGCGATCTCGGGAGGTACGACCCGGACGGGTCGGGCGGCATCGTCTTCGTCGGCCGCAAGGACACGCAGGTCAAGCTGCGCGGGCAGCGGGTCGAGCTGGGCGAGATCGAGAGCCAGCTGAGGGCCCGGCTGCCGCCCGAGACGACCGTGATCGCCGAGGTCATCAccccgtcctcgtcctcgtcctcgtcctcgcagGCCGTTCTGGTGGCCTTCGTGGCACCGCGGCCCGCCAACGCGCACGGGCAGGAGGTGGCGCTCGAGACGGTCGAACTGGGCCCGGAGCTGGGCGCGGCCCTGGCCCGGGCCGACCGCGAGGTGGCCGAGGTGCTGCCGCGCTACATGGTGCCGACGGCCTACATCCCCGTCAGCCGCATCCCGACGCTCATCTCGGGCAAGACGGACCGCAAGAAGCTGCGGCAGTTTggcgccggcgtcgaccTGCGGCAGAtgacggccgaggcggcggcggcatcggcggcggcggcatccgTGGATCATAGAAATGGTATTATCCCCTGCGCCGCCAATGGTGATGAccatgatgatgatgctgtCAATGGCGACCAGGGaaaccagcagcagcagcagcagcagcggcagcagaaATGCCCCCCCCTGAGCGAGACGGAGGACCGGCTGCGGCATGCCTGGGCGCGCACGCTCCGGCTGGACCCGGAGACCATCGGGGCGGCCGACAACTTCTTTGCGCTGGGGGGTGACTCGCTGGCGGCCATGCGGCTCGTGTCGGTGTGCCGCGAGGGCGGGCTCGACCTCAGCGTCGTCAAGACGTTTTCCAACCCGACCCTGTCGGCCATGGCCGCGGTAGCCAACCCCCTGgacttctcttcttcttcctcctgctccgggtccgggtccgggtccgggtccgggtccggtTCAGGGGAGTCCCCAGACGGCGTGGGGCgggcggggagggggagCGGCAGGAGGGAGCCCTTCTCGCTGATGCCGCagccggccgaggaggtCATCAAGGAGGCGGCTCGGGCCTGCGGCGTCGACGTGGCCGAGGTGCAGGACATGTACCCGTGCACGCCGACGCAGGAGTCTCTCTTCACCTTCTCGCTCAAGTCGGCCGAGCCCTACGTCGCCCAGCGGGTGGCCGCCATCCCCGCCCACGTCTCCCTGGGCGCGTGGAAGCGGGCGTGGGAGGCCGTGGTGGCGGCGACGCCCGTCCTGCGCTCGCGCCTGGTGCAGATCCCCGACCGTGCCGGGCTCGACCAGGTCGTGCTCGCCGAGGGAATCCGGTGGCGGCACGTTAccatcgccgtcgccgacggCCTGGACCGCTACCTCGAGCAGGACCGGCGCGAGCGCATGGACTTGGGCCAGAGCCTGGCCCGCTACGCcatcgtcgaggtcgagggcgagggcggacAGCAGCGCTACATGGTCTGGACCCTGCACCACGCCGTCTACGATGGCTGGTCCGAgccgctgctgctcgagCAGGTCCGCGACGCGTTGAAGAATGATGACAACAAACACCAGGAGGATATTAACGGCGATGATGACGGCgtcaccaacaacaacaacaataacaagAACGATAAAACGAGCAGACCCAATTCCCCCACCCCCACCATGGCCGACTTCGTCCAGTTCCTGCGCGAGACGGACGAGGCCGAGACCCGGGCGTTCTGGCGCCGGGAGCTCCAGGGGGCGACGGGCCCGCAGTTCCCGCGGGTGCCCTCGCGCGACTTCGTCCCGACGGCCGACCGGATCGTGGAGCGGCGGATATCGCTGCCCCCCGGCGCCGTCTCGGCCCTCCCCTTCACGCTGGCGACCCTGATCCGGGCCGCTTGGGCGCTGGTGTCGTCGCGTCACACCCTCAGCGGCGACGTCGTCTTTGGCGAGACCCTCACGGGCCGCGACGTCGCCCTGCCCGGGGTCGAGGCCATCGCGGGCCCCCTGATCGCCACCGTCCCCGTGCGCGTGCGCGTGCCCTGGGGTCGCCGCGgcagcgccggcgccggcaccgTGGCTTCCTTCCTCGCCTCCGTCCAGCgggccgccctcgcccgtACCCCTTTCCAGCACATGGGCATGCAGAACATCCGCCGCGTCAGCCGCGACGCCCAGTACGCCTGCGAGGCGCCCACCGGTCTCGTCATCCAGCCCCTGCCCGACGAGGACCgcatcgccgccctcgccgaccTCGGCTTCGGTCCGGGCGACCCCGTCCGCGAGGCCATCCACTTCAACCCCTACCCGCTCATGCTGGCCTGCGGCATCGAGCCGGGAGTAGGAAGCCAGCACGCCTTCCGCGTCTGCGCAAGCTTCGACGGCTCCCTGCTGACCGACGACCAGATGGGCCGCGTCCTGGCCCAGTTCGAGGCCGCCTGCGTTGGGCTCGCCACGGGCGACCTCGACCGGAGCCTCGACGACGTGTCCTGCCTCCCGGCCGACGACCTGGCCGCGATCTGGCGCTGGAACCGCGACCCGCCCCTCCTCACCCCGGACCGGGCCACCGGGCGCCTCCGGACCGACCCTGTCGCCGTCCGCCCGGGAGCCGTCTACGCTCCGCGCGCCGTGGTCCCCTGGGTCTGCGACCTGGCCAACCCGTCCTCCCTGCTCGCCCCGATCGGCTGCCCCGGCGAGCTGTGGCTCGAGGGGGGGTTCCTCACCGGCGACGACGTGGTCGACTCGCCCCCCTGGCTCCTGGCCGGTGCTCCGGGCGAGACTGCCGGCGGCCGGAGGGGCAAGGTCGCGCCGACGGGCGACGTCGTCGAGCTCCGCGAGGACGGCCAGCTGGTGTATCTGGGCCGCaaggacggcgacggcgccctGGCCATCCTCCGGGGCCTCGGAGCCGATCCGGCCGAGCTCGAGGCTCACCTGTCGGCATACCTCCCGCCCTCGTCGACtcgtgccgccgccgtgccCGTGCCCGTGCCCGTGTCCGTGTCCGCTAcgaccgaggaggaggaggaggaggaggagagcaaCAGCAACTCCGTCTCCCGGCAAAACCTGATGGTTCTTATCCAGCATCCCCGGACGACCTCGCCGGAGTCCGAGTCCGAGCCCAGTAGCATCATCAGGGTCCTGCCCGAGGACTACCGTGTCCCCCTCCCCGAGGGAGTATTCGAGGCCGTCGTCTGCGCTGAGCTGCCCCTCGACCTCGCCGGCCGGCTCAAGAGGCTCGACAAGTACGCCCAAAACTCGCTCGCGTCCCACCTGGTGCCCTCGGCctacgtcgtcgtcgacaagCTGCCCGCCATCGAGGGAGGGGAAGGTGGTGAGATCGATCGCCCTCTTCTCCAGAAGCTCGCCTCCAGCATCCCGCGTCAGGTCCTCGACCGGCTCCGCGAGGGCCTCGAGGCCGCGTggaagagcagcagcagcagcagcaacttCCTCCCtacgcagcagcagcagcagcccacgacgacgacaacaatgACAACGACGATAAAGACAAACGACGGCACCACGAacacgacgacaacaacaagtCCGACAGCGGTTGCCCAAGACATCCTGCGCAACGCCTGGGCTGgcgtcctcggcctcgacgccggccagatcgacgtcgacgacaacttcttccgcctcggcggcgacTCGGTCCTGGCCATGAAGCTCGTCTCGCGCCTGCGCGCCCGGGGACACAAGCTGACCGTGGCCGACATCTTCCGGCACATGCGCCTCGGCGACGCCGCCAAGGTGCTCAAGgtcaacaacagcagcaacaagagCGGCGACAACAACTCGTCGTCCTCTCCTGGCGacgccaacaacaacaacaccaccaccaccgcagCTGCCGCCCCGGCCCCGTCCCCGGcccccgcctccgcctcacCGCCGCCCTACCGGCCTTTCTCGATGCTGTCGTcaccaacaacagcagcagcagcaggaggaggaggaggaggaggaggaggaggaggagacccCCAGCGGTTCGTCGAGGAGGTCGTCCGGCCGCAGCTCGGCGACCCCAACTGGGCCGTCCAGGACGTGTACCCGGCCACGGACTCGCAGATGCTCGACGTCCGGGCCACCATCCGGCCGCCGCGGACGTCGGTCCAGTACACGATGCTGTACTCGGACCCgagcaccggcaccggcttCGACCGGCCGCGGCTGCTCCGGGCCTGCGCcgccctcgtcgccgcccACGACATCCTGCGCACCGTCTTTGTCCAGCACGCCTCGGCCCTCTACCAGGTCGTCATCGACAAGGCCCATCTCGACGTCCCCGTCGCCGTGGtccgggccgccgccgagagcGAGGATCTCGAGCACGCCGTCCGCGCGCACTGCTCGGCCCACGTCGAGTCCGAGGAGGCCTTCCGGCTGGGCTCGCCCATGGTCcacttcttcctcgtcgagGAGAGTGTCGAGGAGACGGAGGAGGTGGGCGGCGAgccgagaagaagaagagaaagaagagaCTGCCTGGTGATCTGCCTGTCGCACGCGCTCTACGACGGCGTCTCGCTGCCCGCGCTGCTGCGCGACCTCGACGGGCTCTACACGAGCGGCGCCGCCAACACACCGTCGTCTACCCCTTCGGCCCCGTTCTCCTCCTAcctcgcccgcgcccgcgccgagcCCGCCCGGTCCGAGGCGCTCGCCTACTGGAAGACCCTCCTCGCCGGCTCCTCCCTCTCCGTCCTCCCGGGccagacgacgacgacgacgaccgctagcagcagcagggccATCTTCCACTTCAACCCCGTCccatcctcttcttcttcttcgtcttcttcACCCAATGGTGATGGACCCGCCCTGAACGGgacgacaacaacgacgAACGACGACTCGCCCGTGgccacgacggcgacgcTGCTGACGGCCGCGTGGGCGCTGGTGCTCGCGCGGCGGCTGCGCAACCCGGACGTCACCTTCGGCGCCGTCACGTCCGGGcgggccgccgaggccgtcaCCGTTCCCGTTCCCGTCGCCTcggggcgaggaggaggaggagaccaGGGGgacgaggcggaggcggcggtggtggcgggCCCCTGCTACCAGCTGACGCCGGTGCGGGTGCCCTTTGCGCGCGGctgggccgccgccgacctgCTGGCCTACGTGCAGCGGCAGGCGGCCGAGTCGTCGGCGCACGACTTTGTCGGCTTCTCTGCCGTCGCCGAGGCCGTCGGCTGgacgtcgtcttcgtcgatGTGGACGGGGacgaacaacaacaacatctTCTTCGACTCGATCGTGCACCACCAGGACTGGGAGGACTTTGACGAGATGCCCTTCGCCGGCGGCCGCTGCGCCGTCGACATCCTCAACCCGCACGGCGACGCCGCCCGGCCGCTCAAGGCCGTCTCCTTTGTCCGCGACGGCCGCCTCcacgtcggcgtcgtcggcagCGAGCACGACGCCGCCCTCGACGACCTCCTCGCCCAGctgaccgccgccgcccagctgttgttgctccgcgccggcggcgactcCCGCGAGCCGCTGCTCCCCGACGACGTCTTTGAGACTGCCAGGGAGTGAGGGCATGTCGAGCTATCATTTGGTGGTTACAGTGCACCAGTACACTAGTGCCAGAGTGCATGTTTATTGGAACCTTTCTTTATCCTCTGCTTTTCTGCTTTTCTGCTTTTCTGCTTTTATTGCGTCTAAATACAATCGTCATGATCAGTTCTCGCTTTCCTGTAATTATATAGCAATTTGAAGAGAATGCAATCAGTTCCTTGCGCTTTGGGTACCCCCCCTTTACCCCTATTTCCGCCGAGTAAACATGACACAACTTGTGTTCAGGGGCAGCGCTCCAACCATGCAATCATCATTCCAACAACTAATGATCAACATCTAATACCTAAACATCTATATCATTTAAAGTAGAGTGGTATTGAGAGGCTAGATTCCATTTCCTCCACTATTGTATATTATCGAAGACATCTCGAATCAGATTATTATATAAAAACAACTAATGGATATTTATTAAATTAGATTCCTAGATGTCTATATCATTACAAAACAatcaatatatatatatatcaacTATTTTCCTTTTTACCCAGCCGTTCGTCTATATACTAGACATCTATAGCATTGCAAACAACCGACACATGTTTCAATTAGAATTACTCGGCCACCGTCTGGTGCATCACGTTGGTGCGGTAGGCGGCCGACTTGCGCATGAGCTCCTCGTGGGTGCCCGAGTCGACGCAGCGGCCGTCCTCGATCCAAAAGATGCGGTCGGCCTTGCGGATGGTGCGCAGGCGGTGGGCGATGGCGATGACGGTGATCCCCCGCGCCGCCTTCTCGAGCCCGTCCTGCAGCAGCCGCTCCGACTCGGCGTCCAGGGCGCTGGTCGGCTCGTCGAGGATCAGCAGCCGGGGCTTGCGCACGAGCGCCCGGGCGATCGACAGGCGCTGCTTCTGCCCGCCCGAGAAGCGCGCCCCGTTGGGCCCGCACGGCGTGTCGTACCCCTCC
This genomic window from Thermothelomyces thermophilus ATCC 42464 chromosome 1, complete sequence contains:
- a CDS encoding non-ribosomal peptide synthetase; the encoded protein is MGSVQGLEQRPQKAEEATVAVPQTNGLARAAASTAATAATAATAASEEVVLLAWLIVLLRTREDHQFTFEWAYYRTGRTEAETGEGGGGGDKLSSVVRLSASEVVPDLSTRVDRAASAIASRIAASSPRPRTGPISLLLSTGSLSPQGSSKGEGEEEANKDEPSLHVEVHLGGGGDGGSAVEVRPVWHSEDMLPFTVRRHVENLKETVGQCLSRPEAEVKSLLGPTEHDLDQIWGWNGELPPTYDCCMHEVVSERARRHPDKEAISSFDGRLTYGQVDGYSTALARRLRAELGVRLHDVVPVCFEKSRWTVVAVLAVLKAGATMVMMDPSLPLGRLRNMAGQVGAKVMVSSRKQRGLAESILGISSRIVVVEEETFASVSLEIDRVEGTKEEELPRVPPSTIMYIIFTSGSTGTPKGVQISHRTYSSSAFPRARAVGYAEDWRVLDFASYAFDVSIDSMMLTLANGGCLCIPSDEERLDDINGAMRRMRVNYAGITPSVARILDLDVIDSLRGGLGLGGEAVSARDVDVWGRHARIVIGYGPCECTIGCTVNPSAATGRGYISIGRGNGAAIWIVDPADHEVLVPVGAVGELLVEGPIVGQGYLGDPEKTAAAFVGAPRWLAAGHGSGSGSGRYPGRGGPEVRLYKTGDLGRYDPDGSGGIVFVGRKDTQVKLRGQRVELGEIESQLRARLPPETTVIAEVITPSSSSSSSSQAVLVAFVAPRPANAHGQEVALETVELGPELGAALARADREVAEVLPRYMVPTAYIPVSRIPTLISGKTDRKKLRQFGAGVDLRQMTAEAAAASAAAASTEDRLRHAWARTLRLDPETIGAADNFFALGGDSLAAMRLVSVCREGGLDLSVVKTFSNPTLSAMAAPAEEVIKEAARACGVDVAEVQDMYPCTPTQESLFTFSLKSAEPYVAQRVAAIPAHVSLGAWKRAWEAVVAATPVLRSRLVQIPDRAGLDQVVLAEGIRWRHVTIAVADGLDRYLEQDRRERMDLGQSLARYAIVEVEGEGGQQRYMVWTLHHAVYDGWSEPLLLEQVRDALKNDDNKHQEDINGDDDGVTNNNNNNKNDKTSRPNSPTPTMADFVQFLRETDEAETRAFWRRELQGATGPQFPRVPSRDFVPTADRIVERRISLPPGAVSALPFTLATLIRAAWALVSSRHTLSGDVVFGETLTGRDVALPGVEAIAGPLIATVPVRVRVPWGRRGSAGAGTVASFLASVQRAALARTPFQHMGMQNIRRVSRDAQYACEAPTGLVIQPLPDEDRIAALADLGFGPGDPVREAIHFNPYPLMLACGIEPGVGSQHAFRVCASFDGSLLTDDQMGRVLAQFEAACVGLATGDLDRSLDDVSCLPADDLAAIWRWNRDPPLLTPDRATGRLRTDPVAVRPGAVYAPRAVVPWVCDLANPSSLLAPIGCPGELWLEGGFLTGDDVVDSPPWLLAGAPGETAGGRRGKVAPTGDVVELREDGQLVYLGRKDGDGALAILRGLGADPAELEAHLSAYLPPSSTRAAAVPVPVPVSVSATTEEEEEEEESNSNSVSRQNLMVLIQHPRTTSPESESEPSSIIRVLPEDYRVPLPEGVFEAVVCAELPLDLAGRLKRLDKYAQNSLASHLVPSAYVVVDKLPAIEGGEGGEIDRPLLQKLASSIPRQVLDRLREGLEAAWKSSSSSSNFLPTQQQQQPTTTTTMTTTIKTNDGTTNTTTTTSPTAVAQDILRNAWAGVLGLDAGQIDVDDNFFRLGGDSVLAMKLVSRLRARGHKLTVADIFRHMRLGDAAKVLKVNNSSNKSGDNNSSSSPGDANNNNTTTTAAAAPAPSPAPASASPPPYRPFSMLSSPTTAAAAGGGGGGGGGGGDPQRFVEEVVRPQLGDPNWAVQDVYPATDSQMLDVRATIRPPRTSVQYTMLYSDPSTGTGFDRPRLLRACAALVAAHDILRTVFVQHASALYQVVIDKAHLDVPVAVVRAAAESEDLEHAVRAHCSAHVESEEAFRLGSPMVHFFLVEESVEETEEVGGEPRRRRERRDCLVICLSHALYDGVSLPALLRDLDGLYTSGAANTPSSTPSAPFSSYLARARAEPARSEALAYWKTLLAGSSLSVLPGQTTTTTTASSSRAIFHFNPVPSSSSSSSSSPNGDGPALNGTTTTTNDDSPVATTATLLTAAWALVLARRLRNPDVTFGAVTSGRAAEAVTVPVPVASGRGGGGDQGDEAEAAVVAGPCYQLTPVRVPFARGWAAADLLAYVQRQAAESSAHDFVGFSAVAEAVGWTSSSSMWTGTNNNNIFFDSIVHHQDWEDFDEMPFAGGRCAVDILNPHGDAARPLKAVSFVRDGRLHVGVVGSEHDAALDDLLAQLTAAAQLLLLRAGGDSREPLLPDDVFETARE